In Pseudomonas sp. MM213, a genomic segment contains:
- a CDS encoding EAL domain-containing protein: MKNSSVKNLDLLDRARLSTAEKDRNPSSNPLVAAPSGITSYEICRGLRNHEFASYYQPKLSLKDGTITGAEVLARWNHPQRGVLSPSQFLPAIQHHDLIDELFFEMLEQGVLLRRTLSAFGFPMELAFNLQPSQLGCKSFSATIRHWLEQYQCPASRITFEVTETGSMHLSPACLKNLLQLRILGCNLSMNDFGTAFSSLEHLCDLHFNELKLEGSFVQRLHSHPSCRIVVENTIQLANTLGLSLVIEGVETVAQMKELEALGCPMVQGFAIARPMPEQQFIDYCLQYIALPRNTSLCA; this comes from the coding sequence ATGAAAAATTCGAGTGTGAAAAATCTGGATTTGCTCGACCGCGCTCGATTGTCGACAGCAGAAAAAGATCGCAATCCATCTTCAAATCCACTTGTTGCGGCGCCGTCTGGTATCACTTCATACGAAATATGCCGGGGGCTGCGTAATCATGAGTTCGCCTCTTATTACCAACCGAAGTTGTCACTGAAAGATGGCACCATTACTGGCGCCGAAGTACTCGCGCGCTGGAATCACCCGCAGCGCGGAGTATTGAGCCCGTCGCAGTTTTTACCGGCGATTCAGCACCACGACCTGATCGACGAGCTGTTTTTTGAAATGCTCGAGCAGGGCGTATTGTTGCGAAGGACCTTGTCGGCGTTCGGTTTTCCCATGGAACTCGCCTTTAACCTGCAACCTTCGCAACTGGGCTGCAAGTCATTTTCCGCGACGATCCGTCATTGGCTTGAACAGTATCAATGCCCCGCCAGCCGAATCACGTTTGAAGTCACCGAAACCGGCTCGATGCACTTGTCGCCGGCTTGCCTGAAGAACCTGTTGCAGCTGCGAATCCTCGGTTGCAACCTTTCAATGAACGACTTCGGCACCGCGTTTTCCTCCCTCGAACACTTGTGCGACCTACACTTCAATGAGCTGAAGCTGGAAGGTTCTTTCGTGCAACGCCTGCACTCTCATCCCTCCTGCCGGATCGTAGTGGAAAACACCATTCAACTGGCAAACACCCTCGGCCTGTCGCTGGTTATCGAAGGCGTGGAAACCGTCGCGCAAATGAAAGAACTGGAAGCGCTGGGCTGCCCGATGGTTCAAGGCTTTGCGATTGCCCGACCGATGCCGGAGCAGCAGTTCATCGACTATTGCCTGCAATACATCGCCCTGCCCCGAAACACCTCGCTCTGCGCGTGA
- a CDS encoding transporter substrate-binding domain-containing protein, whose product MFSAKSVLTFLLVCLSSLIASSRTLADPAGGYLHLTSQLASEPQKLQLAPEDWAWLRERRSLTLGVPGTSALPLDVIYSNGDYEGISADVVTLLKQQLGIEIKVLGFATRQEALTALQAGEIDLISRSSVYEHHHPETALSIPYAVNAPSLYRRPGDNRPVPDDLRGMTIAVAKNYIPSELFRSRYPEARIITFNNNIQAMAAVAFQGLDGYIGDSLSAHYMINHSFFNFLKFSQFIKLDAGGYGFLLRGDEGRLLNILNSTLSSFGTLKMSYLVKRWTGGGTVIPEDRVTLSDQEKRWLARHPVARLMINDDMAPSAYFDAKGRFNGVVSDLFETITQRTGLRFEILRTSSFQGVQDALRENEADLALLTPSAERQETLRFSHPFATSSFSLVTSVDHRDIFGLDAMTGKRLAIAKGHVLINSLRREYPEVVLLQPANNLEAMNMVVSGEADAAVMALSMARYYTARLYEQKLRISAILDGEDATASFAMRRGDTELQSIMDKAILSIPPDELNALTARWRSNAAMSGQSWRDYSRVILEIVGCALFVLAISMLRIFQLRRQIRRRVAAEKALNDQLEFLQTLNDSMPIPIYVRDLEGRLLSCSRSYEEVMNLRQADVLGKTALEMPIEHFEMALALHNSYLLAMETGTPLEQQYEISIAGNSRSIEHWIQPFRDSSGSIKGVICGWQDVSEHRRLIQDLQQAKEHADEASLAKTQFLATMSHEIRTPMSAVIGTLELALKRADQGVLDRDNIDVAYDSAKNLLELLGNTLDIVRIESGRLSFSPRRCSLKELVEPVARVFEGLARQKNLKLLLEIDAGTTRDVLVDPLRFKQILSNLVSNAIKFTDEGSVAIRITTHIDASRMLHVQLQVTDTGTGVSDENLQLLFRPFAQVAQSTLNAQGGSGLGLVVSRSLCEMMGGRLEMHSALGHGSTVNVTLKLKTLEPLPLMDDVLVTKPRQAPRKIAHVLIVDDNTLNRQMLRAQLEFLGCTAVEAENGLEALQFWRQHSFDLLITDYHMPVMNGVELTLAIRKEEHERQRPRLTILGLTADAQQEEIDRCISAGMRDCLIKPASLGVLEERLNALIPAVATAPSNEVFVAACDALADMPEGYAEAIDTLSKISMGNPVVVEQLLGELLKSNRRDLEELRQLNEHMDINALMQLSHRIRGSAAIMRNTRLIELCKAMDLACVEGSFEELTGKTAEVDKELLLIEKAFTKPQ is encoded by the coding sequence ATGTTCAGCGCCAAATCCGTTTTAACTTTTCTTCTCGTGTGCCTGAGCTCGCTGATTGCGAGCAGTCGAACCCTCGCCGACCCGGCCGGAGGCTATCTCCATCTGACCAGTCAATTGGCCAGCGAGCCGCAAAAGTTACAACTGGCCCCCGAGGATTGGGCCTGGCTTCGTGAGCGCCGCAGTCTGACGCTGGGTGTACCGGGGACGTCCGCCCTGCCCCTCGACGTCATCTATAGCAATGGCGATTACGAAGGCATCAGCGCCGATGTCGTCACGCTGCTGAAGCAACAACTGGGTATCGAAATCAAGGTCCTGGGGTTCGCTACGCGCCAGGAAGCACTGACGGCGTTGCAGGCCGGGGAAATTGACCTGATCAGCCGCTCCAGTGTCTACGAACATCATCACCCGGAAACCGCCCTGAGCATCCCGTACGCGGTGAACGCGCCTTCGTTGTATCGACGCCCCGGGGATAACCGCCCAGTCCCGGACGATCTGCGCGGCATGACCATCGCCGTGGCGAAAAACTACATCCCGTCGGAGCTGTTCCGCAGCCGCTATCCCGAGGCTCGGATCATCACCTTCAACAATAATATCCAGGCGATGGCCGCCGTGGCGTTTCAGGGGCTCGACGGATACATCGGTGATTCGCTTTCCGCCCATTACATGATCAATCACAGTTTTTTCAACTTCCTGAAGTTTTCGCAATTCATCAAGCTCGACGCCGGCGGATACGGCTTTTTGCTCAGGGGCGATGAGGGTCGGCTCTTGAACATACTCAACTCCACCCTGTCATCTTTCGGCACGTTGAAAATGAGCTATCTGGTCAAACGCTGGACCGGTGGCGGCACGGTGATACCGGAAGACCGGGTGACGCTGTCGGACCAGGAGAAACGCTGGCTTGCCAGGCATCCTGTTGCACGCCTGATGATCAATGATGACATGGCGCCTTCGGCCTACTTCGATGCCAAGGGTCGATTTAATGGCGTGGTCTCGGACCTCTTCGAAACCATCACCCAGCGCACCGGCCTGCGCTTCGAGATATTGCGCACTTCAAGCTTCCAGGGCGTTCAGGATGCGCTGCGTGAAAACGAAGCGGATCTGGCGCTCCTGACCCCCAGCGCCGAACGCCAGGAAACACTGCGATTCAGCCATCCTTTTGCTACCAGCTCGTTCAGCCTCGTGACTTCAGTCGATCACCGGGACATTTTCGGTCTGGACGCCATGACTGGCAAACGCCTGGCGATTGCCAAGGGCCACGTGCTGATCAACAGCCTGCGCCGGGAGTACCCGGAAGTGGTCCTGCTGCAACCAGCCAATAATCTGGAAGCAATGAACATGGTGGTCAGCGGCGAGGCCGATGCCGCGGTGATGGCCCTGTCCATGGCCCGCTATTACACCGCTCGCCTGTACGAACAAAAACTGCGTATCTCGGCGATCCTCGACGGCGAAGACGCAACGGCGAGCTTTGCCATGCGCCGCGGCGACACCGAACTGCAATCGATCATGGACAAGGCGATCCTGAGTATTCCACCGGATGAGCTGAACGCGCTGACGGCGCGCTGGCGCTCCAACGCCGCGATGAGCGGACAGAGCTGGCGCGACTATTCGCGGGTGATTCTGGAAATCGTCGGTTGCGCGCTGTTTGTGCTGGCGATCTCGATGCTGAGAATTTTCCAGTTGCGCCGGCAGATTCGACGTCGTGTGGCGGCCGAAAAAGCGCTCAACGATCAGTTGGAGTTTCTGCAAACCCTGAACGACTCCATGCCGATTCCCATCTATGTCCGCGACCTGGAAGGTCGCTTGCTGTCATGCAGTCGCAGTTATGAAGAGGTCATGAATCTGCGTCAGGCCGACGTGCTGGGCAAGACTGCACTGGAAATGCCAATCGAGCATTTTGAAATGGCCCTGGCGCTGCACAACAGCTACCTGCTCGCAATGGAAACCGGCACTCCCCTTGAGCAGCAATACGAAATCTCAATTGCCGGCAACAGCCGAAGTATCGAGCATTGGATACAGCCGTTCCGTGATTCTTCGGGAAGCATCAAAGGTGTGATCTGCGGATGGCAGGACGTGTCCGAGCACCGGCGACTGATCCAGGATCTGCAACAGGCAAAAGAGCACGCCGACGAAGCCAGCCTGGCAAAGACTCAGTTTCTGGCGACCATGAGCCATGAAATCAGAACGCCGATGAGCGCGGTGATCGGCACACTGGAGCTTGCACTCAAGCGTGCCGATCAAGGCGTGCTTGATCGTGACAATATTGACGTGGCTTACGACTCCGCGAAAAACCTGCTCGAACTGTTGGGCAATACCCTGGACATCGTGAGGATCGAATCCGGTCGCCTGAGCTTTTCGCCAAGGCGTTGCAGCCTCAAGGAATTGGTCGAGCCTGTGGCGCGGGTCTTCGAGGGTCTGGCACGCCAGAAAAACCTAAAACTGCTGCTGGAAATCGACGCCGGCACTACTCGGGACGTGTTGGTGGACCCTCTGCGCTTCAAGCAGATCCTGTCGAACCTGGTGAGCAACGCGATCAAGTTTACTGACGAAGGCAGCGTGGCCATCCGTATCACCACCCATATCGATGCCTCGCGCATGTTGCATGTGCAATTGCAGGTCACCGACACCGGAACGGGTGTCTCCGATGAGAATCTGCAGTTGTTGTTCCGCCCTTTCGCTCAGGTGGCGCAATCGACTCTCAACGCCCAAGGCGGAAGCGGGCTGGGTCTGGTCGTCTCGCGCTCACTGTGCGAAATGATGGGCGGACGCCTGGAAATGCACAGTGCGCTGGGGCACGGCAGTACGGTCAATGTCACACTCAAACTGAAAACCCTTGAACCGCTTCCTTTGATGGACGACGTGCTTGTAACCAAGCCCCGGCAGGCGCCGAGAAAAATCGCCCATGTGCTGATCGTCGATGACAACACCCTCAACCGGCAGATGCTGCGTGCGCAACTGGAGTTCCTCGGCTGCACGGCGGTAGAGGCGGAAAATGGCCTCGAAGCGCTGCAATTCTGGCGACAGCATTCGTTCGATCTGCTGATCACTGATTACCACATGCCGGTCATGAACGGCGTAGAGTTGACCCTGGCGATTCGCAAGGAAGAACACGAGCGGCAGCGCCCTCGCCTCACGATCCTCGGTCTTACCGCTGACGCACAGCAAGAGGAAATCGATCGTTGCATCAGCGCCGGCATGCGTGACTGCCTGATCAAACCCGCCAGCCTCGGTGTGCTGGAAGAGCGATTGAACGCCTTGATTCCAGCGGTCGCGACGGCCCCCTCAAACGAGGTGTTTGTGGCTGCCTGCGACGCCCTCGCCGACATGCCCGAGGGCTACGCCGAAGCGATCGACACGTTGAGCAAAATCAGCATGGGCAACCCCGTCGTCGTCGAGCAACTGCTCGGGGAACTGCTGAAAAGCAACCGCCGGGATCTTGAGGAACTGCGCCAACTTAACGAACACATGGACATCAATGCACTGATGCAACTGTCCCATCGCATTCGCGGAAGCGCAGCGATCATGCGCAACACCCGCCTGATCGAGTTATGCAAAGCCATGGACCTGGCCTGTGTCGAAGGCAGCTTCGAGGAACTGACCGGCAAAACGGCCGAAGTGGACAAAGAACTGCTGCTGATAGAAAAGGCCTTCACCAAACCCCAGTGA